From Pseudomonas sp. FP2335, the proteins below share one genomic window:
- the rhlB gene encoding ATP-dependent RNA helicase RhlB, translated as MLEALKKMFGKSEAEPLAPVPSAPVPTAGSRNDGKQPERPAPVAQPTTPTVTTPEPAKEAAPAPKPRRERAPKPPVIPWKLEDFVVEPQEGKTRFHDFKLAPELMHAIQDLGFPYCTPIQAQVLGFTLAGKDAIGRAQTGTGKTAAFLISIITQLLQTPPPKERYMGEPRALIIAPTRELVVQIAKDAADLTKYTGLNVMTFVGGMDFDKQLKHLEARHCDILVATPGRLLDFNQRGDVHLDMVEVMVLDEADRMLDMGFIPQVRQIIRQTPPKSERQTLLFSATFTEDVMNLAKQWTTEPSIVEIEAENVASENVEQHIYAVAGADKYKLLYNLVNDNGWERVMVFANRKDEVRRIEERLVRDGVNAAQLSGDVPQHKRIKTLEGFREGKIRVLVATDVAGRGIHIDGISHVINFTLPEVPDDYVHRIGRTGRAGAAGVSISFAGEDDSYQLPSIETLLGRKISCETPPTHLLRPVERKRPA; from the coding sequence GTGCTCGAAGCACTCAAGAAGATGTTCGGCAAAAGCGAGGCCGAGCCGCTCGCGCCTGTTCCCAGTGCTCCTGTCCCGACTGCCGGCAGCCGCAATGACGGTAAACAGCCAGAGCGGCCTGCGCCTGTCGCCCAGCCGACGACGCCTACGGTGACCACGCCTGAACCGGCTAAAGAAGCGGCACCGGCCCCCAAGCCTCGCCGCGAGCGCGCGCCCAAGCCGCCGGTCATTCCCTGGAAACTCGAAGACTTCGTCGTCGAACCCCAGGAAGGCAAGACCCGCTTCCACGACTTCAAACTCGCCCCGGAACTGATGCACGCCATCCAGGACCTGGGTTTCCCATACTGCACGCCGATCCAGGCACAGGTGCTGGGCTTCACCCTGGCGGGCAAAGACGCCATCGGCCGCGCCCAGACCGGCACCGGCAAGACCGCCGCGTTCCTGATCTCGATCATCACCCAGCTGCTGCAGACGCCGCCGCCGAAAGAGCGCTACATGGGTGAACCGCGCGCGCTGATCATCGCCCCGACCCGCGAGCTGGTGGTGCAGATCGCCAAGGACGCCGCCGACCTGACCAAGTACACCGGTCTCAACGTCATGACGTTCGTCGGTGGCATGGACTTCGACAAGCAGCTCAAGCACCTCGAAGCCCGTCACTGCGACATTCTGGTTGCCACCCCCGGCCGCCTGCTGGACTTCAACCAGCGCGGCGACGTGCACCTGGACATGGTCGAAGTGATGGTGCTGGACGAAGCCGACCGCATGCTCGACATGGGCTTTATCCCGCAAGTACGCCAGATCATTCGCCAGACCCCGCCGAAATCCGAGCGCCAGACCCTGCTGTTCTCCGCGACCTTTACCGAAGACGTGATGAACCTCGCCAAGCAGTGGACCACCGAGCCGTCCATCGTCGAGATCGAAGCGGAAAACGTCGCCAGCGAAAACGTCGAGCAACACATCTACGCCGTGGCCGGTGCCGACAAGTACAAGCTGCTCTACAACCTGGTCAACGACAACGGTTGGGAGCGTGTGATGGTGTTTGCCAACCGCAAGGATGAAGTGCGCCGCATCGAAGAGCGCCTGGTGCGTGATGGCGTCAACGCCGCGCAACTGTCCGGTGACGTGCCACAGCACAAGCGCATCAAGACCCTGGAAGGTTTCCGCGAAGGCAAGATCCGCGTGCTGGTGGCCACCGACGTGGCAGGCCGCGGGATTCACATTGATGGCATCAGCCACGTGATCAACTTCACCCTGCCGGAAGTGCCGGATGACTATGTGCACCGTATTGGTCGTACTGGCCGTGCGGGGGCTGCGGGTGTGTCGATCAGCTTTGCCGGGGAAGATGATTCGTACCAGTTGCCGTCGATC
- a CDS encoding alpha/beta hydrolase, giving the protein MTDPLILQPAKPADACVIWLHGLGADRYDFLPVAEALQENLPTTRFVLPQAPTRPVTINGGYEMPSWYDIKAMSPARSISLEELEESARMVTDLIKEQKSSGIDASRIFLAGFSQGGAVVFHTAFTKWQGALGGVIALSTYAPTFSDELELSASQQRIPALCLHGQYDDVVQNAMGRSAYEHLKTRGVTVTWQEYPMGHEVLPEEIRDIGTWLTARLG; this is encoded by the coding sequence ATGACCGACCCCTTGATTCTTCAGCCCGCCAAGCCCGCAGACGCCTGCGTAATCTGGTTGCATGGCCTGGGTGCCGATCGCTACGACTTCCTGCCGGTGGCCGAAGCACTGCAAGAAAACCTGCCGACCACCCGTTTCGTTTTGCCCCAGGCGCCGACCCGCCCTGTCACTATCAACGGTGGCTACGAGATGCCCAGTTGGTACGACATCAAGGCCATGAGCCCGGCCCGTTCGATCAGCCTGGAAGAACTGGAAGAGTCGGCCCGGATGGTCACGGATTTGATCAAGGAGCAAAAAAGCAGCGGAATAGACGCCTCGCGGATTTTCCTCGCCGGTTTTTCCCAGGGCGGCGCAGTGGTTTTCCACACCGCGTTTACCAAATGGCAGGGAGCCTTGGGTGGTGTGATCGCCCTCTCCACGTATGCGCCGACCTTCAGCGACGAGCTGGAATTGTCCGCCAGCCAGCAACGTATTCCAGCCCTATGCCTGCACGGCCAGTACGACGACGTGGTACAGAACGCCATGGGCCGTAGCGCCTACGAGCATTTGAAGACCCGTGGTGTCACCGTGACATGGCAGGAATACCCAATGGGCCACGAAGTGTTACCCGAAGAGATCCGTGACATCGGCACCTGGCTGACCGCCCGCCTGGGTTGA
- a CDS encoding amino acid ABC transporter substrate-binding protein: MKVLKSTLAIVTAAAVLGVSGFAQAGATLDAVQKKGFVQCGVSDGLPGFSVPDASGKILGIDADVCRAVAAAVFGDATKVKFSQLNAKERFTALQSGEVDILSRNTTMTSSRDAGMGLKFPGFITYYDGIGFLVNNKLGVKSAKELDGATICIQAGTTTELNVSDYFRGNGLKYTPITFDTSDESAKSLESGRCDVLTSDKSQLFAQRSKLASPKDYVVLPETISKEPLGPVVRNGDDEWLAIVRWVGYAMLNAEEAGITSKNVEAEAKSTKNPDVARLLGADGEYGKDLKVKKDWVVQIVKQVGNYGEVFERNLGKSTPLEIDRGLNALWNNGGIQYAPPVR, from the coding sequence ATGAAGGTATTGAAATCCACCCTGGCCATCGTGACTGCGGCGGCCGTATTGGGTGTCAGTGGTTTCGCCCAAGCCGGCGCCACCCTGGATGCCGTGCAGAAGAAAGGCTTTGTGCAATGTGGCGTGAGTGACGGCCTGCCGGGTTTCTCGGTGCCGGATGCCAGCGGCAAGATCCTCGGGATCGACGCTGACGTGTGCCGCGCTGTTGCCGCTGCCGTGTTCGGCGATGCGACCAAGGTCAAATTCAGCCAGTTGAACGCCAAGGAGCGTTTCACCGCGCTTCAGTCCGGCGAAGTCGACATTCTGTCCCGCAACACCACCATGACCAGCTCCCGTGACGCCGGTATGGGCCTGAAATTCCCGGGCTTCATCACCTACTACGATGGCATCGGCTTCCTGGTAAACAACAAGCTGGGCGTGAAGAGCGCCAAGGAACTGGACGGTGCAACCATCTGCATCCAGGCCGGTACCACCACCGAGCTGAACGTTTCCGACTACTTCCGTGGCAACGGCCTGAAATACACCCCGATCACCTTCGACACCTCCGATGAAAGCGCCAAGTCGCTGGAATCCGGGCGTTGCGACGTGCTGACCTCGGACAAGTCCCAACTGTTCGCCCAGCGCAGCAAGCTGGCCTCGCCGAAGGACTACGTGGTTCTGCCGGAAACCATTTCCAAAGAACCGCTGGGCCCGGTCGTGCGTAACGGCGACGACGAGTGGCTGGCCATCGTGCGCTGGGTTGGCTACGCCATGCTCAACGCTGAAGAAGCCGGTATCACTTCGAAAAACGTTGAAGCTGAAGCCAAGTCCACCAAGAACCCGGACGTCGCGCGTCTGCTCGGTGCTGACGGCGAATACGGCAAAGACCTGAAAGTGAAGAAAGACTGGGTTGTACAGATCGTCAAGCAGGTCGGTAACTACGGTGAAGTGTTCGAGCGCAACCTGGGCAAGAGCACCCCGCTGGAAATCGACCGTGGCCTGAACGCGCTGTGGAACAACGGCGGCATTCAATACGCACCACCTGTGCGCTGA
- a CDS encoding amino acid ABC transporter permease, translated as MQNQIGAPKQKLSFSDPKVRAWLFQIITIVAVVSLGWYLFNNTQTNLQHRGITSGFDFLERSAGFGIAQHLIDYTESDSYARVFVIGLLNTLLVTVIGVILATLLGFIIGVARLSPNWMINKLATVYVEVFRNIPPLLQILFWYFAVFLTMPGPRNSHNFGDTFFVSSRGLNMPAAIAADGFWPFVVSIVVAIVAIVLMTRWANKRFEATGEPFHKFWAGLALFIVIPALCALIFGAPLHWEMPKLQGFNFVGGWVLIPELLALTLALTVYTAAFIAEIVRSGIKSVSHGQTEAARSLGLRPGPTLRKVIIPQALRVIIPPLTSQYLNLAKNSSLAAGIGYPEMVSLFAGTVLNQTGQAIEVIAITMSVYLAISISISLLMNWYNKRIALIER; from the coding sequence ATGCAAAATCAAATCGGCGCACCAAAGCAGAAGCTCAGCTTCAGCGATCCCAAAGTGCGTGCGTGGCTCTTCCAGATCATCACGATTGTGGCGGTGGTCTCGCTGGGCTGGTACCTCTTCAACAATACCCAGACCAACCTTCAGCACCGGGGCATTACCTCGGGTTTCGACTTTCTTGAACGCAGTGCCGGCTTCGGCATCGCGCAGCACTTGATCGATTACACCGAATCGGACAGCTATGCCCGGGTCTTTGTGATCGGCCTGCTCAACACCTTGCTGGTCACCGTGATCGGCGTGATCCTGGCGACCCTGCTCGGTTTCATCATCGGCGTGGCGCGTCTGTCGCCGAACTGGATGATCAACAAGCTGGCGACCGTGTATGTGGAAGTGTTCCGCAACATCCCGCCACTGCTGCAAATCCTGTTCTGGTACTTCGCGGTGTTCCTGACCATGCCGGGGCCGCGCAACAGTCATAACTTCGGCGATACCTTCTTTGTCAGCAGCCGTGGCCTGAATATGCCGGCAGCGATTGCCGCCGACGGTTTCTGGCCGTTTGTGGTGAGCATCGTGGTTGCCATCGTGGCCATCGTGCTGATGACGCGTTGGGCCAACAAGCGCTTTGAAGCGACCGGCGAACCGTTCCACAAATTCTGGGCGGGCCTGGCGCTGTTCATCGTGATCCCGGCGTTGTGCGCGTTGATCTTCGGTGCGCCGCTGCACTGGGAAATGCCGAAGTTGCAGGGCTTCAACTTTGTCGGCGGCTGGGTCCTGATTCCCGAACTGCTGGCGTTGACCCTGGCGCTGACGGTCTACACCGCGGCGTTTATCGCCGAGATCGTGCGTTCGGGCATCAAGTCCGTCAGCCACGGCCAGACCGAAGCCGCGCGCTCCCTGGGCCTGCGCCCCGGGCCGACGCTACGCAAAGTCATCATCCCGCAGGCCCTGCGGGTGATCATTCCGCCGCTGACCAGCCAATACCTGAACCTGGCGAAGAACTCGTCGCTGGCCGCCGGTATCGGTTACCCGGAAATGGTCTCGCTGTTTGCCGGCACGGTGCTCAACCAGACCGGCCAGGCCATCGAAGTCATTGCCATCACCATGAGCGTGTACCTGGCGATCAGCATCAGCATTTCCCTGCTGATGAACTGGTACAACAAGCGCATTGCGCTGATCGAGCGGTGA
- a CDS encoding amino acid ABC transporter permease translates to MSTHTFKPDMPPPSKVFGPVAWMRANLFSSWLNTLLTLLAFYLVYLVVPPILHWAILDANWVGTTRADCTKEGACWVFIQQRFGQFMYGYYPGDLRWRVDLTVWLAIVGVAPLFISRFARKAVYGLGFLVLYPIIAYFLLHGGIFGLTNVATSQWGGLMLTLVIATVGIAGALPLGIVLALGRRSNMPAIRVVCVTFIEFWRGVPLITVLFMSSVMLPLFLPEGMGIDKLLRALIGVILFQSAYVAEVVRGGLQAIPKGQYEAAAAMGLGYWRSMGLVILPQALKLVIPGIVNTFIALFKDTSLVIIIGLFDLLNSVKQAAADPKWLGMATEGYVFAALVFWIFCFGMSRYSIHLEHKLDTGHKR, encoded by the coding sequence ATGAGTACGCATACTTTCAAACCTGATATGCCGCCGCCGAGCAAAGTCTTCGGCCCGGTGGCATGGATGCGCGCCAATCTGTTTTCCAGTTGGCTCAACACCCTGCTGACGTTGCTGGCGTTCTACCTGGTCTACCTGGTGGTGCCGCCGATCCTGCACTGGGCAATCCTCGACGCCAACTGGGTTGGCACCACCCGTGCCGATTGCACCAAGGAAGGCGCGTGCTGGGTGTTCATCCAGCAGCGCTTCGGGCAGTTCATGTACGGCTACTACCCCGGCGACCTGCGCTGGCGCGTGGACCTGACCGTGTGGCTGGCCATCGTCGGCGTGGCGCCGTTGTTCATCTCGCGCTTTGCGCGCAAGGCGGTCTATGGCCTGGGCTTCCTGGTGCTGTACCCGATCATTGCCTACTTCCTGTTGCACGGTGGCATCTTCGGCTTGACCAACGTGGCGACCAGCCAATGGGGCGGCCTGATGCTGACCCTGGTGATCGCCACCGTCGGGATCGCCGGCGCGTTGCCGCTGGGGATTGTGCTGGCGCTGGGGCGGCGTTCGAACATGCCGGCGATTCGTGTGGTCTGCGTGACCTTCATCGAATTCTGGCGCGGCGTGCCGTTGATCACCGTGCTGTTCATGTCTTCGGTGATGCTGCCGTTGTTCCTGCCTGAAGGCATGGGCATCGACAAACTGCTGCGGGCGTTGATCGGCGTGATCCTGTTCCAGTCGGCCTACGTGGCCGAAGTGGTGCGCGGTGGCTTGCAGGCGATTCCCAAGGGCCAATACGAAGCGGCCGCGGCGATGGGCCTGGGTTACTGGCGCAGCATGGGCCTGGTGATTCTGCCGCAAGCCCTGAAGCTGGTGATTCCCGGCATCGTCAACACGTTTATCGCGCTGTTCAAGGACACCAGCCTTGTGATCATCATCGGCCTGTTCGACCTGCTCAACAGCGTCAAGCAAGCCGCCGCCGACCCGAAATGGTTGGGCATGGCCACCGAAGGCTACGTGTTCGCAGCCCTGGTGTTCTGGATTTTCTGTTTTGGTATGTCGCGCTATTCCATTCATTTGGAACACAAGCTCGACACAGGCCACAAGCGTTAG
- a CDS encoding amino acid ABC transporter ATP-binding protein encodes MSEAIKQPVSPEGIIQMQGVNKWYGQFHVLKDINLNVKQGERIVLCGPSGSGKSTTIRCLNRLEEHQQGRIVVDGVELTNDLKQIEAIRREVGMVFQHFNLFPHLTILQNCTLAPMWVRKMPKRKAEEIAMHYLERVRIPEQAHKFPGQLSGGQQQRVAIARALCMKPKIMLFDEPTSALDPEMVKEVLDTMIGLAEDGMTMLCVTHEMGFARTVANRVIFMDKGEIVEQAAPNDFFDNPQNDRTKLFLSQILH; translated from the coding sequence ATGAGCGAAGCGATCAAACAGCCTGTGAGCCCTGAAGGCATTATTCAGATGCAGGGCGTCAACAAGTGGTACGGCCAGTTCCACGTGTTGAAAGACATCAACCTCAACGTCAAGCAGGGCGAGCGTATTGTGCTGTGCGGCCCGTCGGGTTCGGGCAAGTCCACCACCATCCGCTGCCTCAACCGCCTGGAAGAACACCAGCAGGGCCGCATCGTGGTGGATGGCGTGGAGCTGACCAACGACCTCAAGCAGATCGAAGCGATCCGCCGCGAGGTCGGCATGGTGTTCCAGCACTTCAACCTGTTCCCGCACCTGACCATTTTGCAGAACTGCACCTTGGCGCCGATGTGGGTGCGCAAGATGCCCAAGCGCAAGGCCGAGGAAATCGCCATGCACTACCTGGAGCGCGTGCGCATCCCGGAGCAGGCCCACAAGTTTCCGGGCCAGTTGTCTGGCGGCCAGCAACAGCGCGTGGCGATTGCCCGTGCCTTGTGCATGAAGCCGAAAATCATGCTGTTCGACGAGCCGACCTCGGCACTCGACCCAGAGATGGTGAAGGAGGTGCTGGACACCATGATCGGCCTGGCGGAAGACGGCATGACCATGCTGTGCGTCACCCACGAAATGGGCTTTGCGCGCACCGTGGCCAACCGCGTGATCTTCATGGACAAGGGCGAGATCGTGGAACAGGCGGCGCCGAATGACTTCTTCGACAACCCGCAGAATGATCGGACCAAGTTGTTCTTGAGCCAGATTTTGCATTGA
- a CDS encoding CynX/NimT family MFS transporter — translation MTSETKLEELLIDAEADDAVVQHAHPQVSRPWLLLLGLILVALNLRPALSSMAPLLSEVSASLGLSAAKAGLLTTLPVLCLGLFAPLAPLLARRFGAERVVLGILLTLAAGILLRSSFGEVGLFAGSLMAGASIGIIGVLLPGIVKRDFAKQAGAMTGVYTMALCLGAAVAAGATVPLSQYFDDSWNIGLGFWIVPAVLAALFWLPQVGHKQGNHRVAYRVKGLLRDPLAWQVTLYMGLQSSLAYIVFGWLPSILIGRGLSATEAGLALSGSIIVQLISSLAAPWLATRGKDQRLAIVVVMLLTLGGLFGCLYAPIEGLWGWAILLGLGQGGTFSLALTLIVLRSRDSHVAANLSSMAQGFGYTLASLGPLAVGVLHDWTGGWGATGWVFAVIGVGAIVTGCGAGRAQYVGVTSEKV, via the coding sequence ATGACCTCCGAAACCAAGCTTGAAGAACTGTTGATCGACGCCGAAGCGGACGATGCGGTGGTGCAGCACGCCCACCCGCAGGTGAGCCGCCCATGGCTGTTGCTGCTGGGGTTGATCCTGGTGGCGTTGAACCTGCGCCCGGCTTTGTCGAGCATGGCGCCGCTGCTCAGCGAGGTGTCCGCCAGCCTGGGGTTGTCAGCGGCCAAGGCTGGCTTGCTGACCACTTTGCCGGTGCTGTGCCTGGGGTTGTTCGCCCCCTTGGCACCGCTCCTGGCTCGGCGTTTCGGCGCAGAGCGCGTGGTGCTGGGCATTTTGCTGACGCTGGCCGCCGGCATTCTCCTGCGCAGTTCCTTCGGTGAAGTCGGGCTGTTCGCCGGCAGCCTGATGGCCGGTGCCAGCATCGGCATCATCGGTGTGTTGCTGCCCGGTATCGTCAAGCGAGATTTCGCCAAGCAGGCAGGGGCCATGACGGGTGTCTACACCATGGCCCTGTGCCTGGGCGCGGCGGTGGCGGCGGGGGCGACGGTGCCCCTGAGCCAGTATTTCGACGACAGTTGGAATATCGGCCTGGGATTCTGGATTGTACCTGCCGTGTTGGCGGCGTTGTTCTGGCTGCCTCAGGTCGGGCACAAACAGGGGAATCACCGGGTTGCCTACCGCGTGAAAGGGTTGCTGCGTGATCCGCTGGCCTGGCAAGTCACCTTGTATATGGGCCTGCAATCGTCCCTGGCGTACATCGTGTTTGGCTGGCTGCCGTCCATCCTGATCGGCCGCGGCCTGAGTGCCACCGAGGCGGGGTTGGCGCTGTCGGGTTCGATCATCGTGCAGTTGATCAGCTCCCTCGCCGCGCCTTGGCTGGCCACCCGTGGCAAGGACCAGCGCCTGGCCATCGTGGTGGTGATGCTGCTGACCCTCGGCGGTTTGTTCGGTTGCCTGTATGCGCCCATCGAAGGGCTGTGGGGCTGGGCGATTCTGCTTGGCCTGGGCCAAGGCGGCACCTTCAGCCTGGCGCTGACCTTGATCGTGCTGCGCTCACGGGACTCCCATGTGGCGGCCAACCTGTCGAGCATGGCCCAAGGGTTCGGCTACACCCTGGCGTCCCTGGGGCCGCTGGCGGTGGGCGTCCTGCATGACTGGACCGGTGGCTGGGGAGCCACCGGTTGGGTCTTCGCGGTGATCGGCGTCGGTGCGATCGTCACAGGGTGCGGGGCAGGTCGTGCCCAGTACGTCGGCGTCACCAGCGAAAAGGTCTGA
- a CDS encoding DUF1120 domain-containing protein: MKMLLIAVAGLAYVIPAHAGSTAELTVGGLITPMACTPVLSGGGLIDFGKISQQDLNQATGTRLPLKSLTLTVSCNAPGRYALRMADNRDGTAHVNSEIYYGLGLDSAGNKIGVYSVKFDPKQTVADDLAVAYGTESTTGGVAWRTSNTNPIDIGSRSLLGFTDVAGSTAGPSAIRNLTSTLTLEAVINAKQNLDLSVETPMDGSATLEVVYL, encoded by the coding sequence ATGAAAATGTTGCTGATTGCAGTGGCCGGGCTTGCCTATGTCATACCCGCCCATGCCGGCTCCACCGCCGAACTGACCGTCGGCGGCCTGATCACGCCCATGGCCTGCACCCCGGTGCTGTCCGGCGGTGGCTTGATCGACTTCGGCAAGATTTCCCAGCAGGACCTCAACCAGGCCACGGGTACCCGGCTGCCACTCAAGTCCTTGACCCTGACCGTCAGTTGCAATGCCCCCGGCCGCTATGCGCTGCGCATGGCCGACAACCGAGACGGCACGGCCCACGTCAACAGCGAGATCTACTACGGCTTGGGCCTGGACAGCGCGGGCAACAAGATTGGCGTGTACTCGGTCAAATTCGACCCCAAGCAAACCGTGGCCGATGACTTGGCAGTGGCCTATGGCACAGAATCGACCACCGGCGGCGTGGCCTGGCGTACGTCCAATACCAACCCCATCGACATCGGCTCACGCAGCTTGCTGGGCTTTACCGATGTGGCGGGCAGCACCGCCGGGCCTTCGGCCATCCGGAACCTGACGAGTACCTTGACCCTGGAAGCCGTGATCAATGCCAAGCAGAACCTGGACCTGAGCGTCGAGACCCCCATGGACGGCTCCGCGACGCTGGAAGTGGTGTACCTGTAA
- a CDS encoding DUF1120 domain-containing protein, translating to MKPLLIALAVFTWVNTAQAASGIDLNVTGLVTPSACEPSLPNGGLYDLGKIAARELTLDAPTVLPPHSLQLTINCEASTLLALEPRDNRLGSSYAGDQSFKFGLGLINGVTRLGSMTLSVYSVVADGVQMHPIGSSGPTSWAPAKLLSPHFLTAFTPTPTVPVPAPIKLLTAFLYIEPSIAPANTLPLAEEIPIDGSMTLTMKYL from the coding sequence ATGAAACCCTTGCTGATCGCCCTCGCTGTCTTTACCTGGGTCAACACAGCCCAGGCCGCTTCCGGTATTGACCTCAATGTCACCGGCCTGGTCACCCCCAGTGCCTGTGAACCGAGCCTGCCCAATGGCGGCCTGTACGACCTGGGCAAAATCGCCGCCCGCGAGCTAACGCTCGACGCACCTACCGTTCTACCGCCCCACAGCCTGCAACTGACGATCAACTGCGAAGCCTCCACCCTATTGGCCCTGGAACCCCGGGACAATCGTCTGGGTTCCAGTTATGCCGGCGATCAGAGTTTCAAGTTCGGCCTGGGGTTGATCAATGGCGTCACCCGGTTGGGCTCCATGACATTGAGCGTCTACTCAGTGGTGGCCGACGGCGTCCAGATGCACCCCATCGGCTCCAGTGGCCCCACTTCGTGGGCACCCGCGAAGTTGCTGTCACCGCACTTTCTGACCGCATTCACGCCGACCCCGACGGTGCCGGTGCCTGCACCGATAAAGCTACTGACAGCATTCCTGTACATCGAGCCCAGCATCGCGCCGGCCAATACGCTGCCCCTGGCCGAGGAGATTCCCATCGACGGGTCCATGACCCTGACCATGAAGTACCTATAG
- a CDS encoding DUF1120 domain-containing protein, with protein MGLKHLLYPLALLTSAGAWGADECQLNLSQAELDFGLMNRATAVTPAAERWLGERQISLTLNCPHPSDLSLFYRGPGAGPERFRFTERGTYGLRVSDAVLDGQAVELGQIAGPGQAPSTTGAQLPWPPDHGVVPMRGGVVVTGRNLSLQIDASAWASEAATQVRDAVTWDTAGLFEALAAGRSRELRLLAHFAPAACTPTLSNGGHVELGKLSVSDLSMDKDTVLAPRALSLSVICDGPTAFAVRMQDNRQGSATGIADESAYGLGLDARQQKIGRYRLLFDPSRITADSLGPVFSTDSASGGLPWSSASARIAAVGANRYLGFSATSGSTSGPSAIQNLNATLSLEAVIAPLGSLDLGNEVRLDGSGTLEIIYL; from the coding sequence ATGGGCCTGAAACACCTGCTGTATCCCCTGGCTCTGTTGACGAGTGCCGGCGCCTGGGGGGCGGACGAATGCCAACTCAACCTCAGCCAGGCAGAGCTGGACTTCGGCCTGATGAACCGCGCCACGGCCGTGACCCCGGCGGCGGAGCGATGGCTGGGGGAGCGGCAGATCAGCCTCACGCTGAACTGCCCGCACCCCAGCGATCTGAGCCTGTTCTATCGAGGGCCCGGCGCCGGGCCCGAACGGTTCCGCTTTACCGAGCGCGGCACTTACGGTTTGCGGGTCAGCGATGCGGTGCTGGATGGTCAGGCGGTGGAGCTTGGCCAGATTGCGGGCCCGGGCCAGGCGCCCTCCACGACCGGCGCGCAACTGCCTTGGCCGCCGGACCATGGCGTCGTGCCGATGCGGGGTGGCGTCGTGGTAACAGGGCGCAACCTGTCGTTGCAGATCGACGCCAGCGCCTGGGCCAGCGAGGCGGCCACACAGGTGCGCGACGCCGTGACCTGGGACACCGCCGGGCTGTTCGAGGCCCTCGCCGCCGGGCGTTCACGGGAGCTGCGGCTATTGGCACACTTCGCACCTGCGGCTTGTACCCCCACCTTGTCCAATGGCGGCCATGTGGAACTGGGCAAGCTGTCGGTCAGCGACCTGAGCATGGACAAAGACACCGTCCTGGCGCCAAGGGCGCTGTCGCTCAGTGTCATCTGCGATGGGCCCACGGCATTCGCCGTACGCATGCAGGACAACCGCCAGGGCTCCGCCACCGGCATCGCCGATGAAAGCGCCTACGGGCTGGGCCTGGACGCCCGGCAGCAGAAAATCGGGCGTTACCGGCTGCTGTTCGATCCGAGCCGGATCACGGCCGACAGCTTAGGCCCGGTTTTTTCCACCGATTCCGCCAGCGGTGGCCTGCCCTGGAGCAGTGCCAGCGCGCGCATCGCGGCAGTCGGTGCCAATCGCTACCTAGGCTTCAGCGCCACCTCCGGCAGTACCAGCGGCCCCAGCGCGATTCAGAACCTCAATGCGACGCTGAGCCTGGAGGCCGTGATTGCCCCCCTGGGCTCGCTGGACCTGGGCAATGAGGTCCGGCTGGACGGCTCAGGCACCCTCGAAATCATCTATCTATAG